The proteins below are encoded in one region of Helianthus annuus cultivar XRQ/B chromosome 2, HanXRQr2.0-SUNRISE, whole genome shotgun sequence:
- the LOC110921716 gene encoding 60S ribosomal protein L37-3 codes for MGKGTGSFGKRRNKTHTLCVRCGRRSFHLQKSRCSACAYPAARVRKYNWSVKAIRRKTTGTGRMRYLRNVPRRFKSGFREGTQATPRSKGTAAAST; via the exons ATG GGTAAGGGTACCGGAAGTTTCGGAAAGAGGAGGAACAAGACACACACACTGTGTGTGAGGTGTGGCCGCCGCAGCTTTCACTTGCAGAAGAGCCGATGCTCCGCCTGTGCTTATCCTGCCGCTCGCGTCAGGAAAT ACAACTGGAGTGTGAAGGCAATCAGAAGGAAGACAACAGGAACTGGTCGCATGAGGTACCTTCGTAACGTGCCTCGCAGGTTCAAGAGCGGCTTTAGAGAGG GAACTCAAGCAACCCCAAGGAGCAAAGGAACTGCTGCTGCCAGCACTTAG
- the LOC110921721 gene encoding GTP-binding protein At2g22870: MAFLTHFPFHPIHHHSSSLFTRLLFSSKPKTLLIISALSSPQTSLSHFSTTSSLETLQDISITEQTHLQIAQEKLFIPPDTEICSEKGPRILKGSNIVLSKYARDAQVVSAEFVKSSVETEACPADGLPEFALVGRSNVGKSSLLNSIVKRKKLAMTSKKPGKTQCINHFRINDSWYLVDLPGYGYASAPNELRKDWNKFTRDYFLNRSTLVSVFLLIDASIPAKKIDLEYASWLGQNQVPMTIIFTKCDKRKKKKNGGKHPEENVQDFQDLISEYFEAVPPWIMTSSVTNQGRDEILLHMAQLRNYWLKH; the protein is encoded by the exons ATGGCATTCCTCACTCACTTCCCCTTTCACCCAATCCACCATCACTCATCATCCCTCTTCACCAGACTCCTCTTCTCTTCAAAACCCAAAACCCTCTTAATCATCTCTGCACTTTCTTCACCCCAAACATCACTATCCCACTTCTCCACAACATCTTCTTTAGAAACCCTTCAAGATATCTCAATTACAGAACAAACCCACTTGCAGATTGCACAAGAAAAGCTTTTTATCCCTCCGGACACTGAAATATGTTCGGAAAAGGGTCCAAGAATCTTGAAAGGTTCGAACATTGTGTTGAGTAAGTATGCTAGAGATGCTCAGGTGGTTTCAGCAGAGTTTGTGAAGAGTAGTGTTGAAACGGAGGCTTGTCCGGCTGATGGGTTGCCCGAGTTTGCGCTTGTGGGCCGGTCGAATGTTGGGAAGTCTTCGTTGTTGAATTCTATTGTGAAGAGGAAGAAGCTTGCGATGACGTCGAAGAAGCCAG GAAAGACGCAATGCATCAACCACTTCCGAATTAACGACAGTTGGTACTTAGTGGATTTGCCTGGATATGG ATATGCCTCAGCACCGAATGAACTTAGAAAAGACTGGAACAAGTTCACCAGAGACTATTTTCTAAACCGGTCAACGTTGGTCTCGGTCTTCCTTCTCATTGATGCTAGCATTCCTGCCAAAAAGATTGACCTTGAATATGCAAGTTGGTTGGGTCAGAACCAGGTACCGATGACGATAATATTTACAAAATGTGATAAGcgtaaaaagaaaaagaatggCGGAAAGCATCCGGAAGAAAATGTGCAAGACTTTCAAGATTTAATCAGTGAATACTTTGAAGCGGTACCGCCATGGATTATGACAAGTAGCGTTACCAATCAAGGCCGGGATGAAATATTATTGCACATGGCACAGCTTCGAAACTACTGGCTCAAACATTAA